The window TACCTATCCGCGCTACTCGCGCTCGTCGCCGTATCCGTCCGACGTGGCGAAGATGATCGATGCGCCGATCTTCCATGTGAACGGCGACGATCCGGAGGCGGTGGTGTTCGCCGCCAAGGTCGCGATCGAATTCCGGCAGAAATTCCACAAGCCGGTCGTCATCGACATGTTCTGTTATCGCCGCCACGGCCACAACGAAGGCGACGAGCCCTCGTTCACCCAGCCGGTGATGTACAAGAAGATCGGTTCGCACCCGACCACGCTGGAGATTTATGCCAAGCGTCTGGTCGCCGATCGCGTGATGACCGAGGGCGAGGTCGAGAAGGCCAAGGCCGACTGGCGCGCGCGCCTCGATGCCGAGCTCGAAGCCGGTTCCGGCTACAAGCCGAACAAGGCCGATTGGCTCGACGGCAAATGGGCCGGCTTCAAGGTCGCGGATCTCGACGAGGATCCACGCCGCGGCGTCACGGGCGTCGATGCCGCCGAGCTGAAAGAGATCACCCGCAAGATCACCAGGGTGCTCGACGGCTTCCGCGTGCATCGCACCGTGCAGCGTTTCCTCGAGAACCGCGCCAAGGCGATCGAGACCGGTCAGGGTATCGACTGGGCGACCGCCGAAGCGCTGGCATTCTGTACGCTGATGGAGGAGGGCCACCACGTCCGCCTGTCCGGCCAGGACAGCGAACGCGGCACGTTCTCGCAGCGTCATTCGGTGCTGTACGACCAGGAGGATGAGAGCCGCTACACGCCGTTCAATCATCTCTCCGAGAAGCAGGGCCACTACGAGGTCATCAACTCGCTGCTGTCGGAAGAAGCCGTGCTCGGCTTCGAATACGGCTACTCGCTGGCCGAGCCCAATGCGCTGGCAGTCTGGGAAGCGCAGTTCGGCGATTTCGCCAACGGCGCCCAGGTGGTGTTCGACCAGTTCATCTCCTCCGGCGAACGCAAATGGCTGCGCATGTCGGGCCTGGTCTGCATGCTGCCGCACGGCTATGAAGGGCAGGGTCCGGAGCATTCCTCGGCGCGGCTGGAGCGGTTCCTGCAGATGTGCGCCGAAGACAACATGCAGGTCGCCAACTGCACCACGCCGGCGAACCTGTTCCACATCCTGCGCCGTCAGTTGAAGCGCCAGATCCGCAAGCCGCTGATCCTGATGACGCCGAAGTCGCTGCTGCGCCACAAGCGTGCGGTGTCGACTCTGGATGAGATCAGCGCCGGTTCATCGTTCCATCGCGTGCTGCACGACGATGCGGAGAAGGGCGGCGAGATCAAGCTGGTCGCCGACGCCGAGGTCCGTCGCGTCGTGCTGTGCGCCGGCAAGGTGTATTACGACCTTTACGAGGAGCGCGAGAAGCGCGGCATCAATGACATCTACCTGCTGCGGGTCGAGCAGCTCTATCCGGTGCCGGTGAAGACCCTGGTGCAGGAACTCAGCCGCTTCAAGAAGGCCGAGGTGGTGTGGTGCCAGGAAGAGCCGCGCAACATGGGCGGTTGGCACTTCATCGAGCCCTATCTCGAATGGGTGCTGAATCAGATCAACGCGCCGAACCGGCGACCGCGTTATACCGGGCGTGCGGCGGCTGCGGCCACCGCGACCGGAATGATGTCGAAGCATCTGGCCCAGCTCAAGGCGTTCCTGGACGACGCGCTCGGATAACAACTGACGTTGAGAGGGGGCCGTGCCGCGGACATCACGTTTGCGGCACGTCCCGATCCCTTCGCACCACTGCAATTTTTGGCTGCCAAATCTTTTTAGCTGCCAACAAGTAGACATCCTGAATTTCGAAGCCCCGGTGCCGCGCCTAGGTGTCATGCCTTTCGGGTTCCAGACGCTTCACTTCACACGACGATTGAGACGCCGGACCCGGCTGCAACCGGTCGCGGCGCAAGAGGGAAAACATCATGACTGAAATCCGTGTTCCGACGCTCGGCGAATCCGTCACCGAAGCAACCATTGGCCGCTGGTTCAAGAAGGCCGGCGATGCGGTCGCCGTCGATGAGCCGTTGGTGGAACTGGAAACCGACAAGGTCACGATCGAAGTGCCGGCCCCCGCCGCCGGCACCCTCGGCGAGATCATTGCCAAGGACGGCGAGACCGTTGCCGTCGGTGCGTTGCTGGGACAGATCACGGACGGTGCTGCCGCAGCGAAGCCTGCTGCTGCTCCCGCCGCCCCCGCCAAAGCCGCGCCGGCTCCCGCAGCTGCTGCTCCGGCCCCCGCGCCAGCGACGCCCAAGACCCCGCCGGCCGATGCGCCGCTGGCGCCTTCGGTGCGCAAACTCTCCGCGGAGAGCGGCGTCGATGCCTCGACCGTTCCCGGCTCCGGCAAGGATGGCCGGGTGACCAAGGGCGACATGCTGGCGGCGATCGAAAAGGCTGCGTCTGCACCGACGCCGGTCAATCAGCCCGCTGCCGCGGTCCAGGTGCGCGCGCCGTCGCCGGCCGATGACGCCGCACGCGAAGAGCGCGTGAAGATGACCCGGTTGCGCCAGACCATCGCCCGCCGCCTCAAGGACGTGCAGAACACCGCCGCCATGCTCACGACCTTCAACGAGGTCGACATGAGCCACCTGATGGCGCTGCGCACCCAGTACAAGGATCTGTTCGAGAAGAAGCACGGCACCAAGCTCGGCTTCATGGGCTTCTTCACCCGCGCCTGCGTGCAGGCGCTGAAGGATGTTCCGGCCGTCAATGCCGAGATCGACGGCACCGACCTGATCTACAAGAACTACTACCACATCGGCGTTGCCGTCGGCACCGACAAGGGCCTGGTGGTGCCGGTGGTGCGCGACTGCGATCACAAGTCGCTCGCTGAGATCGAGAAGACGATTGCCGAATATGGCAAGCGTGCCCGTGACGGCCAGCTCAAGATCGAGGACATGCAGGGCGGCACCTTCACGATCTCGAACGGTGGCGTCTATGGCTCGCTGATGTCGACGCCGATCCTGAACGCGCCGCAGTCCGCCATTCTCGGCATGCACA is drawn from Bradyrhizobium prioriisuperbiae and contains these coding sequences:
- a CDS encoding 2-oxoglutarate dehydrogenase E1 component; its protein translation is MSRQDANAAFALTSFLYGGNAAYIDELYGRYESDPASVDAEWQEFFKSLKDQPADVAKNAQGPSWEKANWPVGPTDELTSALDGNWALAEKVIGGKLQAKAQSMAQAKGTTLSATDVQQATRDSIRALMLIRAYRMRGHFHANLDPLGIEGQKDHEELDPRSYGFTDADYDRKIFLDHVLSLEFGTLREIVAICQRTYCQTLGVEFMHISNPQQKAWIQERIEGPDKEISFTPEGRRAILTKLIEAEGFEKFCDVKFTGTKRFGLDGAESLIPALEQIIKRGGNLGVKEIVVGMPHRGRLNVLTQVLGKPHRALFHEFKGGSANPDEVEGSGDVKYHLGASSDREFDNNKVHLSLTANPSHLEIVDPVVLGKVRAKQDQHGDPPDQRTSVLPLLMHGDAAFAGQGVVAECFGLSDLKGYRTGGSLHFIVNNQIGFTTYPRYSRSSPYPSDVAKMIDAPIFHVNGDDPEAVVFAAKVAIEFRQKFHKPVVIDMFCYRRHGHNEGDEPSFTQPVMYKKIGSHPTTLEIYAKRLVADRVMTEGEVEKAKADWRARLDAELEAGSGYKPNKADWLDGKWAGFKVADLDEDPRRGVTGVDAAELKEITRKITRVLDGFRVHRTVQRFLENRAKAIETGQGIDWATAEALAFCTLMEEGHHVRLSGQDSERGTFSQRHSVLYDQEDESRYTPFNHLSEKQGHYEVINSLLSEEAVLGFEYGYSLAEPNALAVWEAQFGDFANGAQVVFDQFISSGERKWLRMSGLVCMLPHGYEGQGPEHSSARLERFLQMCAEDNMQVANCTTPANLFHILRRQLKRQIRKPLILMTPKSLLRHKRAVSTLDEISAGSSFHRVLHDDAEKGGEIKLVADAEVRRVVLCAGKVYYDLYEEREKRGINDIYLLRVEQLYPVPVKTLVQELSRFKKAEVVWCQEEPRNMGGWHFIEPYLEWVLNQINAPNRRPRYTGRAAAAATATGMMSKHLAQLKAFLDDALG
- the odhB gene encoding 2-oxoglutarate dehydrogenase complex dihydrolipoyllysine-residue succinyltransferase, translating into MTEIRVPTLGESVTEATIGRWFKKAGDAVAVDEPLVELETDKVTIEVPAPAAGTLGEIIAKDGETVAVGALLGQITDGAAAAKPAAAPAAPAKAAPAPAAAAPAPAPATPKTPPADAPLAPSVRKLSAESGVDASTVPGSGKDGRVTKGDMLAAIEKAASAPTPVNQPAAAVQVRAPSPADDAAREERVKMTRLRQTIARRLKDVQNTAAMLTTFNEVDMSHLMALRTQYKDLFEKKHGTKLGFMGFFTRACVQALKDVPAVNAEIDGTDLIYKNYYHIGVAVGTDKGLVVPVVRDCDHKSLAEIEKTIAEYGKRARDGQLKIEDMQGGTFTISNGGVYGSLMSTPILNAPQSAILGMHKIQERPVVVGGKIEIRPMMYLAVSYDHRVIDGKEAVTFLVRIKESLEDPARLVLDL